The following coding sequences are from one Shewanella violacea DSS12 window:
- a CDS encoding FecCD family ABC transporter permease produces MKTGEVDLIKHELFAHKWVLLALGLLSLLSLMFAASFGAANISSMDTLDVVLHQAFGIGDVPSITQRIVMELRFPRVILAFIAGAGLSIAGSVLQTVTRNPLADPYLFGISSGASFGAVIVLTLFTGSGLFASSGLLAGSGLFERFSWMTLPLGAFMGAGLSVAMVLALCGRHMSSQIERMLLSGVAISFMFGALTSLLLYFSDPQAAASVLFWSLGSFSKASWSGLIAPLVIVTGCTGIILLFKRQIMAMRAGDETAHTLGINVSRLRLQMLLLCSIITAILVANCGGIGFIGLMVPHTVRMLFPGQFPLITTALVGGVFMVWIDVIARTILSHQELPVGIITAVIGSIFFLFILGSRK; encoded by the coding sequence ATGAAGACAGGTGAAGTCGACTTGATAAAGCATGAGCTGTTTGCTCATAAGTGGGTTTTACTCGCCTTGGGCTTATTATCTCTGTTGAGTTTGATGTTCGCCGCGAGTTTTGGTGCCGCAAACATCTCGTCTATGGACACATTAGATGTGGTCTTGCATCAGGCATTTGGCATAGGTGACGTTCCAAGTATCACCCAACGCATAGTAATGGAACTGAGATTCCCTCGAGTCATATTGGCATTTATTGCTGGAGCAGGCCTCTCTATCGCAGGTAGCGTGCTGCAAACAGTCACTCGTAATCCATTGGCAGACCCTTATCTGTTTGGTATCTCTTCCGGGGCTTCATTTGGGGCGGTCATCGTACTGACGCTCTTTACCGGTTCAGGACTTTTTGCTAGCTCAGGGCTGCTCGCCGGCTCTGGTCTTTTTGAAAGGTTTAGTTGGATGACGTTGCCCTTAGGTGCTTTTATGGGGGCAGGTTTGTCGGTGGCTATGGTGCTGGCTCTGTGTGGTCGACATATGAGTAGTCAGATAGAGCGAATGCTGCTCTCTGGCGTGGCGATATCATTTATGTTCGGTGCGCTAACTAGCTTGTTACTCTATTTTTCCGACCCTCAGGCGGCCGCTTCTGTGCTGTTTTGGAGTCTGGGTAGTTTCTCGAAAGCCAGTTGGAGCGGATTGATTGCGCCTTTGGTTATAGTCACTGGCTGTACTGGTATTATCTTATTGTTTAAACGGCAGATAATGGCCATGCGCGCCGGTGATGAAACAGCCCATACATTAGGGATCAACGTGAGTCGATTGCGGCTACAGATGTTGTTGCTCTGCTCCATCATCACAGCGATACTCGTTGCCAATTGCGGTGGTATAGGTTTTATCGGTTTAATGGTGCCTCATACCGTGAGAATGTTATTTCCCGGACAGTTTCCACTCATCACCACAGCCTTAGTTGGTGGGGTGTTTATGGTGTGGATAGATGTCATAGCGCGGACCATCTTGAGTCATCAGGAATTACCCGTAGGCATAATCACAGCTGTGATAGGCAGCATCTTCTTCCTGTTCATATTGGGCAGTAGGAAGTAA
- a CDS encoding efflux RND transporter periplasmic adaptor subunit — protein sequence MIQDTSGQDTALEPNLGKKLKWPLVAGAAVLLVSGLVWASVGGQVSESIKGSELRLATLERGTLTRDITTTGKIVAANAPILYSTDQGTVTLLAKPGDRVELGDVVATIESHKLTNSLKQQEALLEGMLSALERARLDARREQLKAQQTLDMAKVDLEAADRESRRGDELIQNKLISKIDYEKGKDDLHKAKLLSAHAKQDTELMRDTLAFEIKNKASQVNRQKLVVSELERQVGALNIKAPVGGIIGNWLTEQKARIGQSQPVLTVVDLSAFEAELAVPESYADELGLGMAVELSFGELTLIGELSSISPEVRNREVTARVRFEQDERLHLRQNQRLSARVLLENRPNVLMVKRGAFVSTGGGREVYAMNGDIAEQTEIKLGARSMSHIEVLQGGKAGDVWVISSIQAFNKAEQVLVR from the coding sequence ATGATTCAGGATACCAGCGGACAGGACACAGCCCTAGAGCCAAATCTCGGCAAGAAATTGAAGTGGCCTTTAGTGGCCGGAGCGGCTGTGCTTTTGGTTTCGGGTCTGGTTTGGGCCAGTGTCGGCGGCCAAGTGAGTGAGTCGATTAAAGGCAGTGAGCTTAGACTTGCCACCTTAGAGCGCGGCACACTCACTCGGGACATCACCACCACAGGCAAGATAGTGGCGGCTAACGCGCCCATCCTCTACAGCACAGATCAAGGCACTGTGACCTTACTGGCAAAGCCAGGTGACAGAGTCGAATTGGGTGATGTGGTGGCCACTATCGAGAGTCACAAGTTGACCAATAGCCTTAAGCAGCAAGAAGCCTTGCTCGAAGGCATGCTGAGCGCGCTGGAAAGAGCCCGTCTCGATGCTCGCCGTGAACAACTTAAAGCACAGCAAACTTTAGATATGGCCAAGGTCGATCTGGAAGCGGCAGACAGAGAGAGCCGCCGCGGTGATGAGCTTATCCAAAATAAACTTATATCGAAAATTGATTACGAAAAAGGCAAGGATGACCTGCATAAGGCCAAGTTATTGTCAGCTCATGCTAAGCAGGACACTGAATTGATGCGAGACACCTTGGCCTTCGAGATAAAGAACAAGGCGTCCCAAGTGAATCGTCAGAAGCTAGTGGTCAGCGAGCTTGAACGTCAGGTGGGTGCGCTAAATATCAAGGCGCCAGTAGGCGGCATCATAGGTAACTGGCTCACGGAGCAAAAAGCCCGTATCGGTCAGAGCCAACCCGTACTCACGGTAGTAGATTTAAGTGCCTTCGAGGCCGAGCTTGCTGTGCCTGAGTCCTATGCCGACGAGTTAGGGCTAGGCATGGCGGTGGAACTAAGTTTTGGTGAACTGACTCTGATTGGCGAACTGTCATCTATCTCCCCGGAAGTCAGAAATCGTGAAGTCACGGCTCGTGTCAGGTTTGAGCAAGACGAGCGCCTGCATCTACGTCAGAATCAGCGTCTGTCGGCTCGAGTATTACTGGAAAATAGACCTAATGTCTTGATGGTGAAGCGTGGTGCATTTGTTTCCACCGGTGGCGGCAGAGAAGTCTATGCCATGAATGGTGATATTGCCGAGCAAACAGAGATTAAACTCGGTGCCCGTAGCATGAGTCATATCGAAGTACTGCAAGGCGGCAAGGCGGGGGATGTCTGGGTAATTTCCAGTATCCAGGCATTCAACAAAGCAGAGCAAGTGCTAGTACGCTAA
- a CDS encoding adenosylcobinamide-GDP ribazoletransferase, which produces MDVLRRELTLFFIAMGFFTRIPMPTWVKVDADNLNKASRYFGLVGVLVGAISALVYEVSMYALPTSISIILALIAGVAVTGSFHEDGLADTADGFGGGWTVADKLKIMKDSRIGTYGTVTLLLSMILKYMLLLELALYDPENVIAALILGHCLSRVLAASIIFTETYVSDAYASEGVSEEKSSKSKPLAESQTANELAILLVTGALALWLSGLGAAILIAAGLFVLRWILVALFRRQIGGYTGDTLGAAQQVSELVFYMLLLASLA; this is translated from the coding sequence ATGGACGTGTTACGTAGAGAACTGACGCTGTTTTTTATTGCTATGGGCTTCTTTACCCGAATTCCTATGCCGACTTGGGTCAAAGTCGATGCTGATAATCTTAATAAGGCTAGCAGATACTTCGGTTTAGTTGGAGTACTCGTCGGTGCTATTTCGGCGCTGGTCTATGAGGTTAGCATGTATGCTCTGCCAACCTCCATCAGCATAATCTTGGCTTTGATCGCCGGCGTGGCAGTGACTGGGAGCTTTCATGAAGATGGCTTGGCCGATACTGCCGATGGATTTGGTGGTGGTTGGACAGTTGCCGATAAACTGAAAATAATGAAAGACTCTCGCATCGGTACCTATGGCACGGTAACCCTGTTGTTGTCCATGATATTAAAGTACATGCTGCTGTTAGAGCTGGCGCTATATGATCCGGAAAATGTTATCGCTGCGCTGATCCTGGGACACTGTCTCAGTCGGGTATTAGCCGCGAGTATTATCTTTACCGAAACCTATGTTAGCGATGCTTATGCTAGTGAAGGTGTCAGCGAAGAAAAGAGCAGTAAGAGTAAACCATTGGCTGAAAGCCAAACTGCTAATGAACTCGCCATTTTACTGGTCACAGGTGCACTGGCCCTATGGCTGAGTGGCCTAGGTGCAGCTATTTTGATCGCGGCAGGTTTATTTGTACTTCGCTGGATATTAGTGGCACTTTTTCGAAGACAAATTGGTGGTTATACCGGCGACACTTTAGGCGCCGCTCAACAAGTATCTGAACTGGTATTTTATATGCTCTTGTTAGCCAGTTTGGCATGA
- a CDS encoding ABC transporter ATP-binding protein gives MLSMKSISKVFKTDLVETHALRDFNLEVKEGEFVAVTGPSGSGKTTFLNIAGLLEGFTHGDYFLDGVNISNLSDNKSAGIRNEKIGFIFQGFNLIPDLNLAENIEVPLRYRGFNAKERKRRVQHALEQVGLAARMKHLPSQLSGGQQQRVAIARALAGEPRFLLADEPTGNLDSMMARQVMELLEDINKAGTTIIMVTHDPELARRAQRNIQIVDGQVCDFTMYQGGGYQGGVGQGEGAEKPHLVTGAASAAKQTQRVAS, from the coding sequence ATGTTATCGATGAAAAGCATCAGCAAAGTATTTAAAACGGACTTAGTAGAGACACATGCACTGCGAGATTTTAATCTCGAAGTAAAAGAAGGTGAATTTGTCGCGGTCACAGGCCCCTCGGGATCAGGTAAGACTACCTTCCTCAATATCGCCGGTCTGCTGGAAGGCTTCACCCATGGAGACTACTTCCTCGATGGCGTCAATATCTCCAACTTGAGTGATAACAAGAGCGCTGGGATTCGTAACGAGAAAATTGGCTTTATCTTTCAGGGGTTTAACTTAATCCCCGACCTTAACCTGGCTGAAAATATCGAGGTGCCTCTTCGCTATCGTGGTTTCAACGCCAAGGAGCGCAAGCGTCGTGTACAACATGCACTAGAGCAAGTGGGTCTGGCGGCACGTATGAAGCATCTGCCATCACAACTGTCCGGTGGTCAGCAGCAGCGTGTGGCGATTGCCCGTGCCCTTGCTGGTGAGCCAAGATTCCTGCTTGCGGATGAGCCGACAGGTAACTTAGACAGCATGATGGCGCGTCAGGTGATGGAGTTGTTGGAAGATATTAATAAGGCTGGCACGACTATCATAATGGTGACTCATGATCCTGAGCTTGCACGCCGTGCTCAACGTAATATTCAGATTGTCGATGGCCAAGTCTGTGATTTTACTATGTATCAAGGCGGGGGGTATCAAGGCGGGGTGGGTCAAGGCGAAGGAGCCGAAAAGCCACACTTAGTAACGGGTGCAGCTTCCGCTGCAAAGCAGACTCAACGAGTCGCTAGCTAA
- the cobT gene encoding nicotinate-nucleotide--dimethylbenzimidazole phosphoribosyltransferase has protein sequence MFDISPVSHEFDEEIQNKIDHKTKPLGALGELENIAIQLARILDKDKPEIIKPKLLVFAADHGIAAFGVSIAPSEVTTQMVINFIQGGAAINVFCRQVGFELEVIDCGILQPVQGVEGIIDQRLGAGTKPIHKQPAMTLAAVKQGFEMAANRIEYHHQQGTNLIAFGEMGIGNTSSAAAIMACIMNMEGAECVGRGTGIDASTLERKQQLIEQALHLHEAELTTPMNILACLGGFEIVQMTGAMLAAAERNMILVIDGFIATAAAMVAVQINPNVRDYMIFGHQSDERGHCLMIEHLQARPLLKLGMRLGEGTGAALALPMIQAAAGFYNEMASLNDVGIDI, from the coding sequence ATGTTTGATATTAGTCCAGTGAGCCATGAGTTCGATGAAGAGATTCAAAACAAGATCGACCATAAAACCAAACCACTTGGCGCTCTAGGTGAACTGGAAAATATCGCCATTCAACTGGCGCGAATTTTAGATAAAGATAAGCCAGAAATCATCAAGCCTAAGCTGCTTGTTTTTGCCGCTGACCATGGCATAGCTGCATTCGGGGTGTCGATAGCCCCAAGTGAGGTGACCACTCAAATGGTGATTAATTTTATCCAAGGCGGCGCCGCAATTAATGTTTTTTGTCGTCAGGTCGGCTTTGAGTTAGAGGTGATCGATTGTGGGATCTTACAGCCAGTTCAAGGTGTTGAGGGTATTATCGATCAAAGATTAGGGGCGGGCACAAAGCCTATTCACAAACAGCCTGCTATGACTTTAGCTGCGGTAAAGCAAGGGTTCGAGATGGCGGCTAACCGAATCGAATATCATCATCAACAAGGGACTAATTTAATCGCCTTTGGTGAGATGGGCATAGGCAATACCTCATCGGCGGCGGCAATTATGGCTTGCATCATGAATATGGAGGGGGCCGAATGCGTCGGCCGCGGCACAGGTATCGATGCCAGCACTCTAGAGCGAAAGCAGCAGCTGATTGAGCAAGCCTTGCATCTTCATGAGGCTGAATTGACCACACCTATGAATATTCTGGCCTGTTTAGGTGGCTTTGAGATAGTACAGATGACAGGTGCCATGTTAGCCGCAGCAGAGAGAAATATGATCTTGGTTATCGATGGTTTCATCGCAACCGCGGCAGCTATGGTAGCGGTTCAAATTAACCCTAATGTACGTGATTATATGATCTTCGGTCATCAGTCCGATGAGCGGGGGCATTGCTTGATGATAGAGCACCTCCAGGCTAGGCCTCTACTCAAGTTAGGTATGAGGTTGGGCGAAGGAACTGGTGCAGCACTAGCTTTGCCCATGATCCAGGCTGCTGCGGGTTTCTACAATGAGATGGCCAGCTTAAACGATGTAGGTATAGACATTTAA
- a CDS encoding cobyric acid synthase encodes MNSNNTIDPKMGAARVLMVQGTTSDAGKSTLVAGLCRLFARQGRRVAPFKPQNMALNSAVTADGGEIGRAQALQAVACGLPLHTDFNPILLKPSSDTGAQVIVQGQALDQMEAKTFFGLSKYQADVSGDECQPGYRVKAMSAVLDSFSRLTHGYEMVMVEGAGSPAEINLREGDIANMGFAEAVDCPVIIIADIDKGGVFAHLVGTLALLSDSEQARVKGFVINRFRGDIALLQSGLDWLEEYTNKPVLGVLPYLHDLHLDAEDALTPAPDKSTQTRLKVLVLVFPRISNHTDFDPLRLNPHIEFNYVSMQTQAESQSELGVLPPADLIILPGSKNVRGDLEFLRQQAWDIGIKKHLRYGGKVLGICGGYQMLGQLIDDPSGVEGRPGVSAGLGLLPLFTELQSKKVLRQVTGELSLLGEQAEVKGYEIHCGESRQQTQVKGLIQPLSLTPQNSVLDGASTTEGAFHDGMLAEDGQVLGTYLHGLFDSADACALLLKWAGMADAKPIDIDAIRDQQLNRFADQLEKDLDMDKLEQILGART; translated from the coding sequence ATGAACTCTAATAACACGATCGATCCCAAGATGGGCGCAGCCCGTGTGCTTATGGTGCAGGGAACCACATCCGATGCGGGTAAGAGCACCTTAGTCGCTGGTTTGTGTCGCTTGTTTGCCCGTCAAGGCAGGCGAGTCGCCCCCTTTAAACCACAGAATATGGCACTCAACAGTGCGGTAACGGCCGATGGTGGTGAGATTGGCCGTGCCCAGGCACTGCAAGCTGTGGCCTGTGGTTTACCTCTGCACACAGATTTTAATCCCATCTTACTTAAACCTAGCTCAGATACCGGTGCTCAGGTGATCGTTCAGGGCCAGGCACTGGATCAGATGGAGGCTAAGACCTTCTTCGGCCTGTCTAAATATCAGGCTGATGTTAGTGGAGATGAGTGCCAGCCAGGTTATCGGGTTAAGGCCATGTCTGCCGTGTTGGATTCATTTTCGCGTTTAACCCATGGCTATGAAATGGTGATGGTCGAAGGCGCCGGCAGTCCGGCAGAAATCAACCTGCGCGAAGGTGATATTGCCAACATGGGCTTTGCCGAAGCGGTAGATTGCCCTGTGATCATCATTGCCGATATCGATAAAGGTGGCGTGTTCGCTCATCTGGTGGGCACCTTAGCATTATTGTCGGATTCCGAGCAGGCCAGAGTCAAAGGTTTCGTTATCAATCGTTTTCGCGGCGATATTGCCCTGTTGCAATCGGGCTTAGACTGGCTCGAAGAATACACCAATAAACCTGTTCTTGGGGTGCTGCCCTATTTGCACGATCTACATCTGGACGCCGAGGATGCGCTGACGCCAGCACCAGATAAATCGACTCAGACTAGACTCAAGGTCTTGGTACTCGTTTTCCCGCGGATCAGCAATCACACTGATTTCGATCCTCTGCGGCTCAATCCCCATATTGAATTTAATTATGTATCAATGCAGACCCAAGCCGAGAGTCAATCTGAGCTTGGTGTACTACCACCCGCGGATCTCATCATATTGCCCGGCAGCAAAAATGTCCGCGGCGATCTGGAGTTTCTACGTCAACAAGCCTGGGATATAGGCATCAAGAAACACTTGAGATACGGCGGCAAGGTGCTGGGGATCTGTGGCGGCTATCAGATGTTAGGTCAGCTTATCGATGATCCCAGCGGAGTCGAAGGTAGGCCAGGAGTGAGTGCTGGACTGGGTCTATTGCCTCTGTTCACTGAGCTGCAATCCAAGAAAGTGCTACGTCAGGTGACAGGTGAGCTTTCGTTACTCGGTGAGCAGGCCGAGGTGAAAGGTTATGAGATCCATTGCGGCGAATCTCGGCAGCAGACCCAAGTAAAAGGCCTAATTCAGCCCCTGAGCTTAACTCCGCAGAATTCAGTACTTGATGGGGCTAGCACCACAGAAGGGGCGTTTCATGACGGTATGCTCGCAGAAGATGGCCAAGTGTTAGGCACTTACCTGCACGGCTTGTTCGACTCAGCGGATGCCTGCGCACTATTACTAAAGTGGGCCGGAATGGCGGATGCTAAGCCCATAGATATAGATGCTATTCGTGATCAGCAGTTAAATCGATTTGCCGATCAGTTAGAGAAAGATTTAGATATGGATAAATTAGAGCAGATCTTAGGGGCTAGAACTTAG
- a CDS encoding YeeE/YedE family protein has protein sequence MDTSLVAALLGGMLIGLSAIALMIFNGRIAGISGILSRALFRTDAESGSGKAAAWQWYFLFGIIFSGVIYAQFSISMGAPQFEFNQVSTPLLCFAGLLVGLGNQLGSGCTSGHGICGIGRFSLRSIIATCVFMLTGVISAVLLH, from the coding sequence ATGGACACGTCTTTAGTCGCAGCATTACTCGGTGGCATGCTGATAGGGTTATCGGCCATCGCCTTGATGATTTTTAATGGCAGAATCGCCGGGATCAGTGGCATCTTATCCAGAGCCTTGTTTCGCACTGATGCCGAATCTGGTTCAGGGAAGGCAGCCGCATGGCAATGGTATTTTCTCTTCGGTATTATTTTTTCTGGGGTTATTTACGCCCAGTTTAGTATCTCGATGGGAGCGCCGCAATTTGAATTTAATCAAGTGTCGACGCCGTTATTGTGTTTTGCCGGCTTGTTAGTAGGCCTAGGTAACCAGCTTGGCAGTGGCTGCACTAGTGGTCACGGGATCTGTGGCATAGGCCGATTTTCTCTGCGTTCAATTATCGCCACATGTGTGTTCATGCTAACTGGCGTGATTTCGGCTGTGTTGCTGCACTAA
- the cobO gene encoding cob(I)yrinic acid a,c-diamide adenosyltransferase — MTENNENSNSIDAEKQKSQEERKAQRHKERQQKVKEAVDAKIAAAQEEKGILLVLTGNGKGKSTSGFGTIARSVGHGKKSAVVQFIKGNWECGERTLLEGAGVEFHVMGTGFTWETQDKEKDTQAAESAWAAAETLLKDESIDCLMLDELTYMVSYHYLEVDRVIEALKNRPPMQHVIITGRACHRAIIELADTVSEVQSVKHAFDHGIKAQPGFDY, encoded by the coding sequence ATGACAGAGAATAACGAAAACTCGAACTCAATTGATGCAGAGAAGCAGAAGTCCCAGGAAGAGAGAAAAGCCCAGCGTCATAAGGAGAGACAGCAGAAGGTCAAGGAAGCTGTCGATGCCAAGATTGCGGCGGCCCAAGAGGAGAAGGGTATTCTCTTAGTGCTTACCGGCAATGGTAAAGGTAAGTCTACCTCGGGATTTGGCACCATTGCACGCAGTGTCGGCCATGGTAAAAAATCTGCGGTAGTGCAGTTTATCAAGGGCAACTGGGAATGCGGTGAGCGTACTTTACTCGAAGGGGCCGGAGTCGAATTTCATGTGATGGGCACCGGCTTTACCTGGGAAACTCAAGATAAAGAGAAGGATACTCAAGCCGCCGAGAGTGCCTGGGCAGCTGCTGAGACACTACTCAAAGATGAGTCGATAGATTGCCTTATGCTGGATGAACTCACCTATATGGTGAGCTATCACTATCTCGAAGTCGACAGAGTCATAGAGGCACTGAAGAATCGTCCGCCTATGCAGCATGTGATCATTACGGGGAGGGCGTGCCATAGGGCGATAATCGAGCTGGCAGATACTGTGAGCGAGGTGCAATCAGTCAAGCATGCGTTTGATCACGGTATTAAAGCCCAGCCTGGCTTCGATTACTAA
- a CDS encoding MAPEG family protein, translated as MTSLLICLCIAMLLPYLTKGPVAWAMAKAGGYDNSHPRAQQARLTGFGARAVAGHQNAFESLLIFGLAVVTVIATEKVNDTVVTLAIVHVIARITYQLLYLIDKGTLRSLAWFVAVFCSFGILFQAF; from the coding sequence ATGACTAGCTTACTTATTTGTTTATGTATTGCCATGCTACTGCCTTATCTGACTAAGGGCCCAGTAGCCTGGGCCATGGCTAAAGCGGGTGGCTATGATAACTCACACCCCAGAGCGCAACAGGCTAGGCTAACTGGCTTCGGTGCTCGCGCGGTGGCGGGACATCAAAATGCCTTTGAATCCTTGCTTATCTTCGGCTTAGCTGTGGTGACAGTTATTGCCACAGAGAAGGTCAACGATACTGTGGTCACCTTGGCCATAGTGCATGTAATTGCACGTATTACTTATCAGTTACTCTATCTGATTGATAAAGGGACCTTACGTTCTCTGGCTTGGTTTGTGGCTGTGTTCTGCTCTTTTGGCATCTTATTCCAAGCATTTTAA
- a CDS encoding cobalamin-binding protein: MKTINRIVLLLAVCLPIFSAMASPAKRIIALSPHSVEMLYAIGAGDSIVATTDHADFPKSALDIPRIGGYHGIQIERVLELQPDLVVVWGSGNKAEDLQRLKELGFNVYNSDPKTLEAVADELKELGELTGHQVEANKLADDYLAGLEALRKENQPKSEVKVFYQLWSTPLMTVAKNSWIQQIISVCHGNNVYLDAASDYPQVSLESVLLNMPEVILQSQDEGNVLGIDWSEWQEIPAVKNKHIYQLNADLLHRATPRALQGVQALCDALDKAR; this comes from the coding sequence ATGAAAACTATCAATAGGATCGTCTTGTTATTGGCTGTTTGTCTGCCGATATTTTCGGCCATGGCATCGCCCGCTAAACGAATCATAGCGCTATCGCCACACTCGGTGGAGATGCTGTATGCCATAGGCGCCGGAGACTCCATAGTCGCGACCACTGACCATGCTGACTTTCCGAAATCAGCTCTGGATATTCCACGAATTGGTGGCTATCACGGTATACAGATAGAGCGTGTGCTTGAGCTGCAACCCGACTTAGTGGTGGTCTGGGGAAGTGGCAATAAGGCCGAAGATCTACAGCGATTAAAGGAACTGGGATTCAATGTGTATAACAGCGATCCCAAAACACTGGAAGCCGTTGCTGACGAGCTAAAGGAGCTGGGAGAGTTAACCGGTCATCAAGTGGAGGCAAATAAGCTCGCCGATGATTATCTCGCTGGGCTTGAGGCTCTGCGAAAAGAGAATCAGCCTAAGTCTGAGGTGAAAGTCTTCTATCAGCTCTGGTCTACTCCCTTGATGACAGTGGCTAAAAATAGCTGGATCCAGCAGATCATCAGTGTTTGCCATGGGAACAATGTCTATCTCGATGCGGCCAGTGACTATCCTCAGGTAAGCCTGGAGAGTGTACTCTTGAACATGCCCGAGGTTATCCTGCAGAGTCAGGATGAAGGCAATGTATTAGGCATCGACTGGAGTGAATGGCAGGAGATCCCAGCGGTGAAGAATAAGCATATTTATCAGCTTAATGCCGATCTCTTACATCGCGCTACCCCGCGCGCACTTCAAGGGGTTCAAGCCTTGTGTGATGCGTTAGATAAAGCGAGATAG
- the cobU gene encoding bifunctional adenosylcobinamide kinase/adenosylcobinamide-phosphate guanylyltransferase: MIHLVLGGARSGKTGFATTAAKTYSEKGYQCVYIATAQALDDEMNDRISRHRSDREADSLDWITVETPLNLVETLREYAREDRLLLVDCLTLWLTNHLMLEDSPTVFTDCDCKWNDEKQALLSVLTELPGEIYLVSNEVGCGIVPLGEINRRFVDEAGWLHQDIAAIADTVTQVTAGLPMRLKG; the protein is encoded by the coding sequence TTGATACATCTAGTGCTAGGTGGGGCCCGCAGTGGTAAGACTGGTTTTGCCACTACCGCGGCTAAGACATATAGTGAAAAAGGTTATCAGTGCGTCTATATAGCGACGGCCCAAGCCTTAGATGATGAGATGAATGACAGAATCAGTCGTCATCGAAGTGACCGAGAGGCCGACAGTCTAGACTGGATAACAGTCGAGACCCCGTTAAATCTGGTGGAAACCCTAAGGGAATATGCCAGAGAAGATAGGCTGCTCTTAGTCGATTGTCTGACACTTTGGTTAACCAATCACTTGATGCTCGAAGACTCTCCGACGGTATTTACCGATTGCGATTGCAAGTGGAACGACGAAAAGCAGGCCTTACTTTCGGTATTAACCGAATTACCCGGTGAGATTTACCTGGTCAGCAATGAAGTCGGTTGCGGTATCGTGCCCCTGGGGGAGATTAACCGCCGCTTTGTCGATGAAGCGGGTTGGCTGCATCAAGATATCGCAGCTATTGCGGATACCGTGACTCAAGTGACAGCTGGATTACCCATGAGATTGAAGGGATAG
- a CDS encoding DUF6691 family protein yields MNKNVAALISGILFGAGLLISGMADPNKVIGFLDITRLLDGSWDPSLMLVMLGALLVYIPVFHFYVKPRAESTIKLKPKPMFDNEYHLPAAKKPDGKLVLGSAIFGLGWGIAGICPGPALVNIGSLDISLGLFVISMVTGSYLGKMSLAAILSRG; encoded by the coding sequence ATGAATAAAAATGTGGCTGCATTGATTTCGGGTATCTTGTTCGGTGCCGGTTTATTAATTTCTGGTATGGCGGATCCCAATAAAGTAATAGGTTTTCTCGATATAACCAGATTGCTTGATGGTTCTTGGGACCCTTCGCTTATGCTGGTTATGCTAGGGGCGCTCTTAGTATACATACCAGTTTTTCACTTTTACGTTAAGCCAAGGGCTGAATCGACAATCAAACTTAAGCCTAAACCTATGTTTGATAATGAATATCACTTGCCCGCTGCCAAGAAGCCAGATGGTAAGCTAGTGCTTGGCTCGGCTATATTTGGTTTAGGATGGGGCATCGCTGGCATATGTCCTGGGCCTGCACTGGTTAATATTGGCAGCTTAGACATAAGTTTGGGTTTATTTGTTATCTCTATGGTCACTGGGTCATACCTGGGGAAAATGAGCCTGGCTGCTATTTTAAGTCGTGGCTGA